AATACCATAAATAATACAAATGCACGGAAGTTGATACGCTCAGCCAAAGCTCCTGAAATCAAGGCTGGTGTGATTACCGCAAACTTCATTTGGAAGAAAGCAAATAAAGCGAATGGAATAGTTGGTGCTAAAGACCAAGGCTTACCATCAAATACACCTTTAAACATAGCGTAGTCCAATGGGTTACCTACAAAGCCTCCAATTGAAGAACCAAATGCAAGGCTAAAACCAAATAGTACCCAAATTACAGTAATAACACCCATAGCGATGAATGACTGTAACATCGTTGAGATTACGTTTTTGTGGTTAACCATACCACCATAAAAGTAAGCCAAACCTGGGGTCATCAATAATACTAAAGCCGCAGATACTAACATCCATGCAGTGTCGCCTGCACTAATACCTTCTGTAACTGCTGGGCCAGGAGCTGGAACAAATGCTGCGGCAATGGCAACTGCCAAAAGCACTAACATTGGAATCCATGATGGTTTTTGTTGTGTCATAATAATAAGTATTTTAGGGTTTATGGATTTGTTTTCAGAGAAACATTGTACATAATGTTTGATATAAATAAATAAGGTATCAAACACCTTGAGTAATAGTCACGAATAAAGTTTTATTCGTGACTAAAACCTTATATTAGAATTTGTAAATCATTGCCCAAGTTAATGTTGTTTGTGATTTTTTATCAACATTATCGCCATCTACAAAGAAGTTTTTGTCGAATGAATCAACTCTCAATTCTGGTTTCAATAACAAGTGGCCATCGGCTACTGTAAAAGTAGGTGTGATTGTGAATGAGTTAACCTTAACACCTTCTCCGTTAGCTACCAAAGCCGTCATACCATTTTTGTTTGAGAATGACTCATAACGAGCACCCAAGCTAAATGTACTAGTAAAATCATATTTTGGATATACAGCAAAACCACCCCAAGATTCATTGCTGAATTTACCATCTCCATTTTTATCTTCAACACCAGTCGCAGCATTCAAGCCTAACAAGAATTTCTCTGTTACTTGGTAAGTTGTAGCCAAATCTATCAAGTTATAAGTACCTTTTGGCGTAAGTCCTGTTGATGGGTCTTTAGCGTTACGGTTAATAGTAATACCGTTTACATAAACGTTCCAGCCAGCTACTGGTTGTACAAACACCTGAGCAATCAACCCTGGTTTGTTGTTGTTGCTATAAAGTGCATCTACCCCACTTACAATGCCACCCATCAATGCAAATTTGTCAGAGAATGCGTATGCTGCTTTTACCCCAACATGGTAGAATGG
The DNA window shown above is from Flectobacillus major DSM 103 and carries:
- a CDS encoding porin — its product is MKKTLTALFSLFLAVPAFSQDKEEEKSKFTFSGYIDSYYLTNFNNPRDMKNGGASGTARAFDQKTGFSLGLVQTKIGYSTQKSDVVLDLAFGPNADLGNYGNNIGPLGTDGSSSLIIKQAYFNWKATDKFTLTAGQFGTHIGYEVIDAPVNYHYSLSNLFNNGPFYHVGVKAAYAFSDKFALMGGIVSGVDALYSNNNKPGLIAQVFVQPVAGWNVYVNGITINRNAKDPSTGLTPKGTYNLIDLATTYQVTEKFLLGLNAATGVEDKNGDGKFSNESWGGFAVYPKYDFTSTFSLGARYESFSNKNGMTALVANGEGVKVNSFTITPTFTVADGHLLLKPELRVDSFDKNFFVDGDNVDKKSQTTLTWAMIYKF